The following are encoded in a window of Arthrobacter sp. SLBN-100 genomic DNA:
- a CDS encoding MmgE/PrpD family protein, with translation MVKLNPVRVYKSEENLAREDQLAHKIAVVAADAVEVSPDVTEMVINRVIDNASVAIASLNRGPIVAARAQALTHAPTTNGKGAGVFGITDRVSPEWAAWANGVAVRELDYHDTFLAAEYSHPGDNIPPILAVAQHVGASGSDLIRGIATGYEIQVNLVKAICLHKHKIDHVAHLGPSAAAGIGTLLGLDVETIFQSVGQALHTTTATRQSRKGEISTWKAHAPAFAGKMAVEAVDRAMRGQTSPVPIYEGEDGIIAWMLDGPEAAYEVPLPEAGEAKRAILDTYTKEHSAEYQAQAWIDLARKLHKEHPEATDPANMESVLIRTSHHTHYVIGSGAKDPQKYDPTASRETLDHSIPYIFTVALQDGAWHHVDSYSPERAARPDTVELWNKVTTEEDPDWTRRYHSLDIGEKAFGGSVEITLRNGTVITDEIAVADAHPLGARPFARQQYVNKFRTLAAGLVEEAEIERFLAAAEALPDLGPGELDQLNITAAPGVINLSDAPAGLF, from the coding sequence ATGGTTAAGCTCAACCCCGTCCGTGTCTACAAGAGCGAAGAGAACCTCGCCCGTGAAGACCAGCTGGCCCACAAGATTGCAGTCGTCGCCGCCGACGCTGTCGAAGTATCCCCGGATGTCACCGAGATGGTCATCAACCGGGTCATCGACAATGCCTCGGTTGCCATCGCTTCCCTGAACCGCGGGCCCATCGTCGCCGCCCGCGCCCAGGCCCTGACCCACGCACCCACCACTAACGGCAAAGGCGCCGGCGTCTTTGGCATCACGGATCGAGTCTCCCCCGAGTGGGCAGCTTGGGCGAACGGCGTAGCGGTCCGCGAGCTCGACTACCACGACACTTTCCTGGCTGCGGAGTATTCCCACCCTGGGGATAACATCCCGCCAATCCTAGCCGTCGCGCAGCACGTCGGAGCCAGCGGCAGCGACCTGATCCGCGGCATCGCTACCGGTTACGAAATCCAGGTCAACCTGGTCAAGGCCATCTGCCTGCACAAACACAAGATCGACCACGTGGCCCACCTCGGCCCCTCCGCCGCTGCCGGCATTGGCACGCTGCTGGGCCTTGATGTCGAAACGATCTTCCAATCCGTCGGCCAGGCACTGCACACCACCACCGCAACCCGCCAGTCCCGCAAGGGCGAGATCTCCACATGGAAGGCCCATGCTCCGGCGTTCGCCGGGAAGATGGCCGTTGAAGCGGTAGACCGGGCCATGCGCGGCCAGACCTCACCGGTTCCGATCTACGAGGGCGAGGACGGCATCATTGCGTGGATGCTGGATGGCCCGGAGGCCGCCTACGAGGTCCCGCTGCCCGAAGCCGGTGAGGCAAAGCGCGCCATCTTGGACACCTACACCAAGGAACACTCCGCCGAGTACCAGGCCCAGGCCTGGATCGACCTCGCTCGAAAGCTGCACAAGGAGCACCCGGAGGCCACCGACCCCGCCAACATGGAATCGGTCCTCATCCGGACCAGCCACCACACCCACTACGTCATCGGGTCCGGCGCCAAGGATCCACAGAAGTATGACCCGACCGCCTCACGGGAGACCCTGGACCACTCCATTCCTTACATATTCACCGTCGCGTTGCAGGACGGGGCATGGCATCATGTGGATTCTTACTCCCCCGAACGCGCCGCCCGGCCCGACACCGTGGAGCTGTGGAACAAGGTGACCACGGAGGAAGACCCGGACTGGACCCGCCGATACCACTCCCTGGACATCGGCGAAAAAGCATTCGGCGGATCAGTTGAAATCACCTTGAGAAACGGCACTGTCATCACAGATGAGATCGCTGTGGCTGATGCCCACCCGCTGGGCGCCCGGCCGTTCGCCCGCCAGCAGTACGTCAACAAGTTTCGCACCCTCGCCGCCGGACTTGTGGAGGAGGCCGAAATCGAGCGTTTCCTCGCTGCCGCCGAAGCTCTTCCGGACCTTGGCCCTGGCGAGCTGGACCAGCTGAACATCACAGCCGCCCCCGGCGTGATCAACCTTAGCGACGCGCCCGCCGGCCTTTTCTAA
- the prpB gene encoding methylisocitrate lyase, translating into MLYSKTTPEQKRVALREMLASGTIQQFPGAFNPLSARLIEEKGFAGVYISGAVLANDLGLPDVGLTTLTEVVTRAGQIARMTDLPSLVDADTGFGEPMNVARTVQEIENAGLAGLHIEDQFNPKRCGHLDGKNVVDLETATKRIRAAADARRDPNFLIMARTDIRAVDGLQAAKDRAKALVDAGADAIFPEAMRDLHEFRAIRDAVDVPILANMTEFGKSDLFTVKQLQAVGVNMVIYPVTLLRSAMGAAERVLDTLKSLGSQEVRVPEMFTRARLYDLVDYEAYNKFDSGIFNFQIPDTH; encoded by the coding sequence ATGCTGTACTCAAAGACAACCCCGGAGCAGAAGCGCGTCGCACTGCGTGAGATGCTCGCCTCCGGAACCATCCAGCAGTTCCCGGGCGCGTTCAACCCGCTCTCCGCACGCCTGATCGAGGAGAAGGGCTTCGCCGGCGTGTATATCTCCGGCGCCGTGCTGGCCAACGACCTCGGCCTGCCGGACGTTGGCCTGACTACCCTCACCGAGGTGGTCACCCGTGCCGGCCAGATAGCCCGGATGACCGATCTGCCCTCCCTGGTGGACGCCGACACCGGGTTCGGTGAACCCATGAACGTCGCTCGGACCGTTCAGGAGATCGAGAACGCCGGTCTGGCAGGCCTCCACATCGAGGACCAGTTCAACCCAAAGCGCTGCGGGCACCTGGACGGCAAAAACGTTGTGGATCTGGAGACAGCGACCAAACGCATCCGGGCGGCCGCCGACGCTCGACGGGACCCGAACTTCCTCATCATGGCCCGCACCGACATCCGGGCAGTGGACGGGCTCCAGGCCGCGAAGGACCGGGCGAAGGCGCTGGTGGATGCCGGCGCCGACGCGATCTTCCCGGAGGCTATGCGGGACCTGCACGAGTTCCGTGCCATCCGTGATGCCGTGGACGTACCGATCCTGGCCAACATGACTGAGTTCGGGAAGAGCGACCTCTTCACCGTGAAGCAGCTTCAGGCAGTCGGAGTGAACATGGTTATCTACCCCGTCACCCTGCTCCGTAGTGCGATGGGCGCAGCCGAACGGGTGCTGGACACGCTCAAGAGTCTGGGCAGCCAGGAAGTACGCGTGCCTGAAATGTTCACCCGGGCCCGCCTCTACGACCTCGTGGACTACGAAGCCTACAACAAATTCGATTCCGGCATTTTCAACTTCCAAATCCCCGACACCCACTGA
- a CDS encoding bifunctional 2-methylcitrate synthase/citrate synthase, whose product MADTEIKKGLAGVVVDYTAVSKVNAETNSLLYRGYPVQELAATCNFEEVAYLLWNCELPSQDQLAEFSSRERAGRALDPALKTIIDALPVQAHPMDVCRTAASVLGARHPLAEDSSPEANMTKAIDLWAAMPAVVAYDQRRRRGQDIVEPREDLGYSANFLWMTFGEDPVDEVVQAFDVSMILYAEHSFNASTFTARVVTSTLSDLHSAVTAAIGALKGPLHGGANEAVMHTFNEIGIRSEESMEEAAARARTWMEDALRQKKKVMGFGHRVYKNGDSRVPTMKEALDKMIAHYRRPELQGLYNGLEQAMDQAKDIKPNLDYPAGPTYHLMGFDTPTFTPIFVASRITGWTAHIIEQAAANSLIRPLSAYNGHEQRSL is encoded by the coding sequence ATGGCTGATACAGAGATCAAAAAGGGACTAGCCGGCGTCGTGGTGGACTACACCGCCGTCTCAAAGGTCAACGCGGAAACCAACTCGCTGCTTTACCGGGGGTACCCGGTTCAGGAACTCGCCGCCACATGCAATTTCGAAGAGGTTGCCTACCTGCTCTGGAACTGCGAACTGCCCAGTCAGGATCAACTTGCCGAGTTCAGCTCCCGCGAACGGGCAGGCCGGGCGCTCGACCCTGCACTGAAGACCATTATTGATGCCCTGCCCGTCCAGGCCCACCCGATGGACGTCTGCCGCACGGCAGCCTCAGTACTCGGTGCCCGGCACCCGCTAGCCGAGGACTCTTCTCCGGAAGCCAACATGACGAAGGCCATCGACCTGTGGGCTGCAATGCCGGCAGTCGTGGCCTACGACCAGCGCCGCCGCCGGGGCCAGGACATCGTGGAACCCCGCGAGGACCTGGGCTATTCGGCGAACTTCCTATGGATGACCTTCGGCGAAGATCCCGTCGACGAGGTTGTCCAGGCTTTCGACGTCTCGATGATCCTGTACGCGGAGCACTCTTTCAACGCCTCAACCTTCACCGCCCGGGTGGTGACCTCCACCCTCTCGGACCTCCACTCCGCCGTGACTGCTGCCATCGGTGCCCTGAAAGGTCCCCTGCACGGGGGTGCCAACGAAGCTGTGATGCACACCTTCAATGAGATCGGGATCCGCAGCGAAGAGTCCATGGAGGAAGCTGCGGCGCGGGCCAGGACCTGGATGGAAGACGCTCTGAGGCAGAAGAAAAAGGTGATGGGCTTTGGCCACCGTGTCTACAAGAACGGTGATTCCCGGGTACCCACGATGAAGGAAGCCCTGGACAAGATGATCGCGCACTACAGACGGCCCGAACTCCAGGGCCTGTACAACGGCCTTGAGCAGGCCATGGACCAGGCCAAGGATATCAAACCAAACCTCGACTACCCTGCCGGACCGACCTACCACCTCATGGGCTTTGACACCCCGACTTTCACACCCATCTTTGTCGCGAGCCGCATCACGGGCTGGACGGCACACATCATCGAACAGGCGGCCGCAAACTCCCTGATCCGCCCGCTCAGTGCATACAACGGCCACGAGCAGCGTTCCCTATAG
- the panD gene encoding aspartate 1-decarboxylase, with amino-acid sequence MNRTIFKSKIHRATVTHADLHYVGSVTVDLDLLDAADILPGELVAIVDVTNGARLETYTIAGERGSGVIGINGPAAHLVQENDVVIVITYAQMTIEEARVYEPKVVHVDENNKIVQLGNDPAEGLTPGLLRPPYALNNATL; translated from the coding sequence TTGAATCGAACAATCTTCAAATCAAAGATCCACCGCGCGACCGTCACGCACGCTGATCTGCACTACGTCGGCTCCGTCACAGTTGACCTGGACCTGCTCGATGCTGCGGACATCCTTCCCGGCGAGTTGGTGGCCATCGTGGACGTAACCAACGGCGCCCGGCTGGAAACGTACACCATCGCCGGGGAACGCGGTTCCGGAGTCATTGGCATCAACGGCCCAGCGGCCCATCTGGTGCAGGAAAACGACGTTGTCATCGTGATTACCTACGCCCAAATGACCATCGAGGAAGCCAGGGTATACGAGCCCAAGGTGGTCCACGTTGATGAAAACAACAAGATAGTCCAGCTCGGCAATGATCCAGCCGAAGGCCTCACACCAGGACTCCTCCGTCCGCCATACGCCCTGAACAACGCCACACTCTGA
- a CDS encoding electron transfer flavoprotein subunit beta/FixA family protein, whose protein sequence is MKIIVLIKQVPDTAEERHLNPATGRLDREANESVADEITERGLEVALRHKDANKGSEVIVLTAGPSSATQALRKALSMGADSAVHVVDDRLAGADIAMTAAVLAAAAKRAGFDLLIAGNESTDGRGGIVPAMVAEHLKLPLLPSLTTVELAADRVSGEVVLESERISVSAALPAVVSVTEWVAEARFPNFKGIMTAKRKPLTTLSLAELEMEPDMVGGGSVVLGVSERPARAAGKKVIDDGTAARELADFLAAERLI, encoded by the coding sequence ATGAAAATCATCGTTCTTATCAAGCAGGTGCCCGACACCGCAGAGGAACGCCATCTCAATCCTGCGACTGGCCGGCTTGATCGCGAGGCCAATGAAAGTGTGGCCGATGAAATCACCGAGCGCGGCCTTGAGGTCGCACTTCGCCACAAAGACGCGAACAAAGGGTCCGAGGTAATAGTACTGACCGCGGGGCCCAGCTCGGCGACGCAGGCGCTGCGCAAGGCACTGTCGATGGGTGCCGATTCTGCGGTGCATGTCGTCGACGACCGTTTGGCGGGTGCTGACATTGCCATGACCGCTGCCGTCCTGGCTGCCGCCGCGAAACGTGCCGGTTTTGATCTACTCATCGCAGGGAACGAATCGACCGATGGCCGCGGCGGAATTGTGCCGGCCATGGTCGCCGAGCATCTTAAATTGCCGTTGCTGCCTTCACTTACCACCGTGGAGCTGGCCGCGGACCGCGTTTCCGGCGAGGTGGTACTGGAATCCGAGCGTATTAGCGTCAGTGCGGCCCTGCCGGCGGTAGTCTCCGTGACTGAATGGGTTGCCGAAGCCAGGTTCCCGAACTTCAAGGGCATTATGACTGCCAAGCGCAAGCCGCTAACGACGCTGTCCCTTGCCGAGCTCGAAATGGAGCCCGACATGGTCGGTGGCGGGTCGGTCGTACTTGGCGTTTCCGAGCGGCCCGCCAGGGCGGCGGGCAAGAAGGTTATCGATGACGGGACTGCGGCCCGCGAACTTGCAGACTTCCTGGCCGCCGAGCGCCTGATCTGA
- a CDS encoding electron transfer flavoprotein subunit alpha/FixB family protein, translating to MKNVLALIETTHAGEIAASAQGVIAAAAKLGTPVAVVATRPQEGAALIAQLGTFGAQHVYLAESSQVGSVLASAQVEALMSAAWALDPSAVVAANSVASRQIAARFAVRSGGGLLVDVVDVRPSDDGSAIGIHSVFGGAYTVEATVQSGPAVITVRRGALDEERAAAANPVVTTVQLDGQAESFTSIDTVHAISSDSSRPSLGSAATVVSGGRGLGSKENFELVERLADILGGAIGASRAAVDAGYVDQGLQVGQTGVTVSPQLYVALGISGAIQHRAGMQTAKTIVAINKDEDAPIFDVADFGIVGDVFTVVPQLIEAIQDRAN from the coding sequence ATGAAGAATGTATTGGCACTGATTGAAACCACGCACGCCGGCGAGATCGCCGCCAGCGCGCAGGGGGTGATTGCTGCAGCCGCCAAGCTCGGCACTCCCGTGGCGGTTGTGGCAACGCGGCCCCAGGAGGGCGCGGCCCTGATTGCGCAGCTTGGGACCTTCGGAGCGCAGCATGTCTATCTCGCCGAGAGCTCCCAAGTGGGGAGCGTGCTTGCGTCCGCCCAGGTGGAGGCGTTGATGTCTGCTGCCTGGGCCCTTGATCCGTCCGCTGTCGTCGCGGCCAACTCCGTCGCAAGCCGACAGATCGCGGCTCGGTTTGCGGTCCGCTCAGGTGGCGGGCTCCTGGTCGATGTCGTGGACGTCCGACCCTCAGATGACGGGTCGGCCATCGGTATTCACTCTGTTTTCGGTGGGGCCTACACAGTTGAAGCAACCGTGCAGTCAGGCCCTGCCGTCATCACTGTGCGACGGGGCGCGCTGGACGAAGAGCGTGCTGCCGCTGCAAACCCCGTGGTCACGACCGTGCAGCTGGATGGCCAGGCTGAAAGCTTCACCAGCATCGACACGGTGCACGCTATAAGCTCCGATTCCAGCAGGCCCTCGCTGGGCAGTGCGGCCACGGTGGTATCAGGCGGAAGAGGCCTGGGGTCCAAAGAGAACTTTGAGCTGGTTGAGCGGCTTGCGGACATTCTTGGCGGCGCCATCGGCGCATCCCGCGCGGCCGTGGACGCCGGTTACGTCGACCAGGGGTTGCAAGTGGGCCAGACCGGCGTCACCGTGTCACCCCAGCTGTACGTAGCACTCGGGATTTCCGGTGCCATCCAGCACCGCGCCGGCATGCAGACCGCCAAGACCATCGTGGCCATCAACAAGGACGAGGATGCCCCCATCTTCGACGTGGCCGACTTCGGTATCGTCGGCGACGTCTTCACTGTGGTGCCGCAGCTGATAGAAGCCATTCAGGACCGCGCCAACTAA
- a CDS encoding cytochrome b/b6 domain-containing protein, translating to MATTTNKTPTKPGNRWAKLAMAITLAVAALAAIVLIAQWMRTLPPVQNFLTTYPGTVDLPEGAPLGLPPWLGWQHYLNAFFLVLIIRSGWLVRTTARPKEHWTRNNSGPIRTRGKPAKISLNLWFHLTLDALWVTNGVVFIILLVVTGQWMRIVPTSWDVFPNALSTAIQYASLNWPTENGWVNYNSLQVLAYFSIVFITAPLALVTGLRMSGAWPKNAHVLNKMYPIEVARAIHFPVMLYFVGFVVVHVALVFATGVLHNLNHMYASNDGAGWTGFWIFAASVAVIVAAWFLARPLFLRPVASIFGKVTR from the coding sequence ATGGCAACGACCACCAACAAAACCCCAACGAAGCCCGGCAACAGGTGGGCCAAACTGGCCATGGCGATAACCCTAGCCGTAGCAGCCCTTGCTGCCATTGTGCTCATAGCACAGTGGATGCGGACACTCCCTCCCGTCCAGAACTTCCTGACGACATATCCCGGAACAGTGGACCTGCCCGAGGGTGCACCCCTTGGCTTGCCGCCCTGGCTGGGCTGGCAGCACTACCTAAACGCGTTTTTCCTGGTGCTCATCATCCGGTCCGGCTGGCTGGTGCGCACTACCGCCAGGCCCAAGGAACACTGGACCCGGAACAATTCAGGACCGATCAGGACGAGAGGAAAGCCGGCCAAGATCAGCCTGAACCTGTGGTTCCATCTGACTCTGGACGCCTTGTGGGTAACCAACGGAGTTGTCTTCATCATCCTTCTGGTGGTCACCGGTCAGTGGATGCGGATCGTTCCGACCAGCTGGGATGTATTCCCCAACGCCCTGTCAACGGCCATCCAGTACGCCTCATTGAACTGGCCAACAGAAAACGGATGGGTGAACTACAACTCGCTACAGGTGCTGGCCTATTTCTCGATCGTCTTCATCACCGCCCCGCTTGCACTCGTGACGGGACTGCGGATGAGCGGTGCTTGGCCGAAGAACGCCCACGTCCTGAACAAGATGTACCCGATCGAGGTGGCGCGGGCAATCCACTTCCCGGTCATGCTGTACTTCGTCGGGTTCGTAGTAGTTCACGTCGCGCTCGTCTTTGCCACTGGCGTCCTGCACAACCTCAATCACATGTACGCCTCCAACGATGGCGCCGGGTGGACCGGGTTTTGGATATTCGCCGCCTCCGTGGCCGTGATAGTCGCGGCGTGGTTCCTCGCCAGACCCCTGTTCCTGCGTCCGGTGGCTTCCATATTCGGCAAAGTCACCAGATAA
- a CDS encoding acyl-CoA dehydrogenase family protein, with the protein MFELNEDQQALVEMVRDFAAEVLAPNAAKWDEAKHFPVDELREAGALGMGGIYVQEEFGGSGLTRSDAVLIFEELAKADPTIAAYISIHNMVVWMIDSFGNDEQRAAWVPELASMQALGSYCLTEPGAGSDAAALSTKAVRDGDDYVLNGVKQFISGAGASSYYIVMARTADTGNRGITAIVVPADTPGLSYGANEKKMGWNAQPTRQVILDNVRVPVANRLGEEGGGFGIAMKGLNGGRINMGACSLGGGQTALNKSVAYLKERQAFGGPLINQQSLLFQLADMETQLVSARTLLWRAADALDRGAPDAVKLCAMAKQVATDAGFSVADRAIQLHGGYGYLSEYGLEKIARDLRVHQILEGSNEIMRLVVGRIVAGA; encoded by the coding sequence ATGTTTGAACTCAACGAAGACCAGCAGGCGCTGGTTGAAATGGTCCGGGACTTCGCCGCCGAAGTCCTCGCCCCGAACGCCGCAAAATGGGATGAGGCAAAGCATTTCCCGGTGGACGAGTTGCGCGAGGCCGGCGCCTTGGGCATGGGCGGCATCTATGTTCAGGAGGAGTTCGGCGGCTCCGGGCTGACACGCAGCGACGCAGTCCTGATTTTCGAGGAACTGGCGAAGGCCGATCCCACGATCGCGGCCTACATCTCCATCCACAACATGGTGGTCTGGATGATCGACTCATTCGGGAATGACGAACAACGCGCAGCGTGGGTCCCTGAGCTGGCATCCATGCAGGCACTCGGAAGTTACTGTCTCACCGAACCCGGAGCAGGATCCGACGCTGCTGCGCTAAGCACCAAAGCGGTGCGTGACGGCGACGACTACGTGCTGAACGGCGTCAAGCAGTTCATCTCCGGCGCAGGAGCGTCAAGCTACTACATCGTCATGGCACGTACGGCTGACACAGGAAACCGGGGCATCACCGCGATTGTCGTACCAGCGGACACACCCGGCCTGTCCTATGGTGCGAACGAGAAAAAGATGGGATGGAACGCCCAGCCGACGCGGCAGGTAATCCTGGACAATGTCAGGGTTCCCGTGGCCAACCGGCTGGGCGAGGAAGGCGGCGGCTTCGGGATAGCGATGAAGGGACTCAACGGAGGCCGAATCAATATGGGGGCATGCTCCCTTGGCGGCGGTCAGACTGCCCTCAATAAATCAGTGGCATATCTGAAGGAACGCCAGGCGTTCGGAGGTCCGCTGATAAACCAGCAGTCGCTGCTGTTCCAGCTGGCTGACATGGAAACGCAGCTCGTCTCCGCCCGCACCCTGCTTTGGCGGGCAGCGGACGCACTGGACCGTGGGGCGCCGGACGCAGTCAAACTCTGCGCCATGGCCAAGCAGGTGGCAACCGACGCTGGCTTCAGCGTCGCCGACCGGGCTATCCAGCTCCACGGCGGATACGGTTACCTGTCCGAATACGGCCTGGAAAAAATCGCCCGGGACCTGCGAGTGCACCAGATCCTCGAAGGAAGCAACGAGATCATGCGCCTGGTCGTTGGGCGAATCGTGGCCGGGGCCTAG
- a CDS encoding enoyl-CoA hydratase/isomerase family protein: MENDEVLFRHDGHLGHIILNRPQAINALTHAMVTRIAAALDDWENDDSVATVLLSGEGERGLCAGGDLLAIHRDAVNKGTGTERFWADEYRLNARIATYPKPYVAIMDGLVLGGGVGVSAHGSLRVVTERTKVGMPETGIGFVPDVGGTHLLSRAPGELGTHVAMTAANMSGADAIALGFADHLVNSEALPALFRKLAVATAEEAVLSLALTSLPPAGLVAERTWIDACYAFDSVEEILQALRASPVSAAHAAADKILKKSPTALKLTLESLRRARASGNLEETLEREYRVSLRCLAGRDLPEGIRAQVIGKDRRPQWSPAELEAVSEADVSAHFAPLGARELGLTNASHATA; the protein is encoded by the coding sequence ATGGAAAACGACGAAGTCCTGTTCCGCCACGACGGCCACCTGGGACACATCATTCTGAACCGACCTCAAGCGATCAACGCCTTAACCCACGCAATGGTCACCCGGATCGCCGCTGCCCTGGACGACTGGGAAAACGACGACTCAGTGGCCACGGTGTTGCTGAGTGGCGAGGGAGAACGGGGCCTGTGCGCGGGCGGTGACCTTCTAGCGATCCATCGGGACGCTGTGAACAAGGGCACTGGCACCGAGCGGTTCTGGGCTGACGAGTACCGCCTCAACGCCCGCATCGCCACCTATCCCAAGCCCTATGTCGCGATCATGGACGGGCTTGTACTCGGCGGCGGCGTAGGGGTTTCGGCCCACGGTTCTCTGCGCGTGGTGACCGAGCGCACCAAGGTAGGTATGCCGGAGACCGGCATAGGGTTCGTCCCCGATGTCGGCGGAACCCACCTGCTCTCGAGGGCCCCCGGTGAACTCGGAACACATGTTGCAATGACTGCAGCGAACATGTCCGGTGCGGACGCAATCGCACTTGGCTTTGCCGATCACCTCGTGAACAGTGAGGCGCTGCCTGCTCTGTTCAGGAAGCTCGCCGTAGCCACCGCGGAGGAAGCTGTGCTTTCCCTCGCTCTCACGTCCTTGCCGCCTGCGGGACTGGTTGCTGAACGCACGTGGATTGACGCCTGTTACGCCTTCGATTCCGTAGAGGAGATCCTTCAGGCACTGCGCGCCTCCCCCGTATCCGCAGCGCACGCCGCTGCTGACAAGATCCTGAAGAAGTCCCCCACGGCATTGAAGCTGACACTGGAATCACTGCGCAGAGCGCGTGCCTCCGGAAACCTTGAGGAAACCCTTGAAAGGGAATATCGGGTATCACTTCGCTGCCTTGCAGGTCGCGATCTCCCCGAAGGCATCAGGGCCCAAGTGATCGGCAAGGACCGCCGGCCACAGTGGTCACCCGCTGAGTTGGAGGCAGTCTCGGAGGCCGATGTGTCAGCTCATTTCGCTCCTTTGGGCGCCCGAGAGCTGGGCCTTACCAATGCTTCACACGCGACTGCCTGA
- the mmsB gene encoding 3-hydroxyisobutyrate dehydrogenase: MSKKIAFIGLGHMGGPMAANLVKAGYQVSGFDLSAQALEEARALGVAVSESARGAAVNADVVITMLPAGRHVISAYQGEDGLLAAARPGTLFLECSTIAVEDAQSAHNLAAAAGHRNMDAPVSGGVGGATNGTLTFMVGGNTEDFADAEPILQAMGQRVVLCGGSGAGQAAKICNNMILGVSMIAVSEAFVLGEKLGLSHEALFDVASNASGQCWALTTNCPVPGPVPASPANRDYRPGFAGALMAKDLGLAVQALQSTGVQARLGSLAEEIYRDFAAGEGAGRDFSGIINQIRSTSKTKETV; the protein is encoded by the coding sequence ATGAGTAAGAAGATCGCCTTCATTGGGCTGGGCCACATGGGTGGCCCTATGGCCGCCAACCTGGTCAAAGCTGGTTACCAGGTGTCCGGCTTTGACCTCTCAGCGCAGGCACTGGAGGAAGCGCGGGCACTGGGTGTAGCCGTGTCAGAATCTGCCCGCGGTGCCGCCGTGAATGCCGATGTAGTCATCACCATGCTCCCCGCCGGCCGCCACGTGATTAGCGCCTACCAAGGCGAGGACGGGCTTCTGGCCGCGGCCAGACCCGGAACCCTGTTTTTGGAATGCTCGACGATTGCAGTTGAAGACGCACAGTCCGCGCACAATCTGGCCGCTGCAGCCGGGCATCGGAACATGGACGCCCCGGTCTCGGGGGGCGTCGGAGGGGCAACCAACGGTACCTTGACCTTCATGGTCGGGGGCAACACCGAAGACTTCGCAGATGCCGAGCCAATTCTGCAGGCGATGGGCCAGAGGGTTGTGCTTTGTGGCGGATCCGGCGCCGGGCAGGCCGCGAAAATCTGCAACAACATGATCCTGGGGGTGTCAATGATCGCCGTGTCCGAGGCCTTCGTCCTGGGCGAGAAGCTGGGCCTGTCCCACGAGGCATTGTTCGACGTCGCCTCTAATGCTTCCGGCCAGTGCTGGGCCCTGACCACCAACTGCCCCGTCCCAGGACCGGTACCGGCCAGCCCCGCGAACCGGGACTATCGGCCCGGCTTCGCCGGGGCGCTGATGGCCAAGGACCTCGGCCTTGCCGTCCAGGCCCTTCAATCGACCGGGGTCCAGGCCCGGCTCGGTTCGCTGGCCGAGGAGATCTACCGGGACTTCGCCGCCGGCGAGGGGGCGGGCCGGGACTTCTCCGGCATCATCAACCAGATCCGGTCCACCTCCAAGACAAAGGAAACAGTATGA
- a CDS encoding enoyl-CoA hydratase codes for MSEYQTILIKQDGRVGTITLNRPEALNALNQELATEVLAAAQAFDRDPGIGAIIITGSDRAFAAGADIKEMAPRSYIDMYTQNWFAAWDELARVRTPLIAAVAGHALGGGCELAMICDFIIAADNAKFGQPEIRLGVIPGMGGSQRLTRAIGKAKAMEMVLTGRTMSAEEAERAGLVARVVPAAGLIEDALATAATIASMSKPIALLAKEAVNAAHEMSLADGVHFERRLNHSCWATDDQKEGMGAFIDKRAPEFTHR; via the coding sequence ATGAGCGAGTACCAGACCATCCTCATCAAGCAGGACGGACGGGTCGGGACCATCACGCTGAACCGGCCCGAGGCGCTGAACGCCCTGAACCAGGAGCTCGCGACCGAGGTCCTGGCTGCCGCACAGGCCTTCGACCGCGATCCCGGCATCGGAGCCATTATCATCACCGGCTCGGACCGGGCCTTCGCCGCCGGGGCGGACATCAAGGAAATGGCGCCGCGGTCCTACATCGACATGTATACCCAGAACTGGTTCGCCGCCTGGGACGAGCTGGCGAGGGTCCGGACCCCGCTGATCGCCGCCGTCGCCGGGCATGCCCTCGGCGGAGGCTGCGAGCTGGCGATGATCTGCGACTTCATCATCGCCGCGGACAACGCCAAGTTCGGACAGCCCGAGATCAGGCTCGGGGTGATCCCGGGCATGGGCGGATCCCAGCGGTTGACCCGGGCGATCGGTAAGGCCAAAGCCATGGAAATGGTGCTCACGGGCCGGACCATGAGTGCCGAGGAGGCCGAACGCGCCGGCCTCGTCGCCCGGGTTGTGCCCGCCGCGGGGCTGATAGAGGACGCGCTGGCCACGGCCGCGACGATCGCCTCCATGTCCAAACCGATCGCGCTGCTGGCCAAGGAAGCCGTCAACGCCGCGCACGAGATGTCACTGGCCGACGGCGTGCATTTCGAGCGCCGCCTGAACCATTCCTGCTGGGCCACCGACGACCAGAAGGAAGGCATGGGTGCCTTCATCGACAAGCGCGCCCCGGAATTCACCCACCGCTGA